A window of the Coprobacter fastidiosus genome harbors these coding sequences:
- a CDS encoding DUF2490 domain-containing protein: protein MNRFVCFRITLIIVFVAVFFNRVSAVEFDSGMMFGITVQKQFTKRFGAQVQQNLWINQNFTRYERYMPIVGLHYSIWKNYLKANVYYYYLNQLSETGYRIHRQRYQLGLSGGYTFTHLSVSLLSRFESTYTRNASRNPNNKWRNRAQFSYIIGRQCNWKPFIAAEVFNTLNRLGGNATERVWYEIGAECSLDKSMSIELKLREEQMLLTSPEKLNTFLGVAYKVRL from the coding sequence ATGAATAGATTTGTTTGTTTTAGAATAACGTTAATAATAGTGTTTGTTGCTGTTTTTTTTAATCGTGTTTCTGCTGTAGAGTTTGATAGTGGGATGATGTTCGGCATCACTGTACAAAAGCAATTTACAAAACGATTTGGTGCGCAAGTGCAACAAAACTTGTGGATAAATCAGAATTTTACTCGTTATGAACGTTATATGCCTATTGTTGGTTTGCATTATTCTATATGGAAAAATTATTTGAAAGCTAATGTATATTATTACTATTTGAACCAGCTGTCCGAAACAGGATATCGAATACATCGGCAACGTTATCAATTAGGATTAAGCGGAGGATATACATTTACTCACTTGTCGGTATCTCTTTTGTCTCGTTTTGAGTCTACTTATACCAGAAATGCTTCTCGGAATCCTAATAATAAATGGCGTAATAGGGCACAATTCAGTTATATAATCGGTAGACAATGTAACTGGAAACCGTTTATTGCTGCAGAGGTATTTAATACTTTAAATCGTTTAGGTGGAAATGCTACTGAACGTGTATGGTATGAAATCGGAGCTGAGTGTAGTTTAGATAAGTCGATGTCTATAGAATTAAAGTTGCGTGAAGAACAAATGCTTTTGACTTCACCTGAGAAATTGAATACTTTTTTAGGTGTAGCTTATAAAGTAAGATTATGA
- a CDS encoding DUF4783 domain-containing protein produces MKLKVITLLIFGLIITGTTLSQNIPNDIPKAFKTGDVQCLEKYMEDKILLTISGIKRQLPRPKAKEKLSAFFSKNKPTDFKTIHQSEQNNSGYMIGKLSSDNHEFRVHILMKITDKKYIINQLRIENF; encoded by the coding sequence ATGAAGCTAAAAGTTATTACACTATTGATTTTCGGTCTAATCATAACGGGAACTACTCTGTCTCAAAATATACCGAATGATATTCCCAAAGCTTTTAAAACCGGAGATGTTCAATGTCTCGAAAAATACATGGAAGATAAAATACTTCTAACTATATCAGGCATAAAACGACAATTGCCTCGTCCAAAAGCAAAAGAAAAACTATCAGCATTCTTTTCTAAAAATAAACCGACAGATTTTAAAACGATCCACCAAAGCGAACAAAACAACTCAGGATACATGATCGGAAAACTTTCCTCTGACAATCATGAATTCAGAGTACACATTTTAATGAAAATAACAGATAAAAAATATATTATAAACCAATTAAGAATAGAAAATTTCTAA
- the rlmH gene encoding 23S rRNA (pseudouridine(1915)-N(3))-methyltransferase RlmH, whose translation MKILLLVVGKTTESYFSEAIKEYSERLKHYITFDMEVIPDLKNMKNLSFDQQKEKEADQIFKFLQSGDYLVLLDERGKEYSSVQFAAYIERKTHVVPKRLVFIVGGPYGFSSRVYKAANEKISLSKMTFSHQMIRMIFVEQLYRAMTILNNEPYHHE comes from the coding sequence ATGAAAATACTCCTTTTAGTTGTCGGAAAAACTACTGAATCTTATTTTTCAGAAGCAATTAAAGAATATAGTGAGCGATTAAAGCACTATATCACTTTTGACATGGAAGTAATACCTGATTTGAAAAATATGAAGAATTTGAGTTTTGACCAACAGAAAGAGAAAGAGGCCGATCAGATTTTTAAATTTTTGCAATCGGGAGATTATTTGGTTTTATTAGACGAACGGGGTAAAGAATATTCTTCTGTGCAGTTTGCTGCTTATATTGAACGGAAAACACATGTAGTTCCTAAAAGACTTGTTTTTATTGTAGGTGGGCCATACGGTTTTTCCTCTCGTGTGTATAAGGCTGCTAATGAGAAAATATCACTTTCAAAAATGACTTTTTCGCATCAAATGATCCGGATGATATTTGTAGAACAACTTTATCGGGCTATGACTATATTGAATAATGAACCGTATCATCATGAATAG